One Candidatus Neomarinimicrobiota bacterium genomic region harbors:
- a CDS encoding TonB-dependent receptor — translation MLRDKLRIILTLLISCGFSIYGQSVTGLVTDEKGIRLIGANVYIEGTEFGGATDSKGRFHIESIPPADFVLVVTYIGYQSQRLSLSLSDDLTALTITLIAGELFGQEVVVTARKREETIKEVPISMVAIQEDMIKDLGATSLHELVALVPNVTIVEGQSSIDDFNIRGIAGGARNPGFGSAEGVYLDGVIMGRPGFINFDIVDMQSVEFLRGPQGTLFGRNAISGAINMVSAKPSPVRRVAASADLAQNNYRKIRAMVNLPLTDWIYAKSTLFYSYWDGYLTNSYNGRQEKYDNTFGGRFALRAVPLRRLTIDFSYDFSRDDIIGAGYHVSDWHLTSDAPTLNGTLIDSLYEARWDSIITDEGRYFYRHDTTTYYKRNLTGATLTLNYTLSNDWTLSSITATRSSGRDYFNDEDGIGLHLITGKWDDTGDQISQELRLTSGSGGNLSWVGGLFYFRLTNDMTGPVYPTTEFVYFVTGLPPFLTENLIEDVAPEGHGITTSVGVFGSLDYSLFDRLTFTLGARYTKDTKDMKYRQDGLPAFGYIYMPEDEDGDGEPDGFYEDTLDWSAVTPSVSIKYRFTPLINIYSTVSQGFKSGGYNSDYVSNFESVTEPFDPEFITNYELGIKAGNRTNTAFINAAYFYMDYEDMQVSQFVDLFEGYKVSNAASSTIQGIEADFTARLFQNRLTLMGGFGFTQAVFNKFNDGQGNDFSGQNISYYPRTSWSLVADYAQPLKRGLRLNAQLRSDHIGEVAVEFTTDPLLNELIVDSRTLINGHVGIDAGRFGFYLWGNNLLDTEYIRWHGINGYIGIQMQQWGEPRLLGVRVYYRM, via the coding sequence ATGTTGAGAGACAAACTTCGCATCATCCTCACATTACTGATTTCTTGCGGTTTTTCCATATATGGGCAGTCAGTTACTGGACTGGTAACTGACGAAAAGGGGATTCGCCTCATCGGGGCAAATGTCTATATCGAAGGAACTGAGTTCGGCGGCGCCACAGATAGCAAAGGCCGGTTTCACATCGAAAGCATTCCACCGGCCGATTTTGTGCTGGTGGTCACCTACATCGGTTACCAATCGCAGCGTCTCTCACTTTCACTGTCAGATGATCTCACTGCTCTCACCATCACCCTTATTGCGGGAGAACTGTTCGGACAGGAGGTAGTGGTAACCGCCCGCAAACGGGAGGAGACGATTAAGGAAGTGCCCATCTCCATGGTGGCAATCCAGGAGGATATGATCAAGGACCTCGGTGCAACGTCACTGCACGAACTGGTAGCGCTGGTACCGAACGTGACCATAGTGGAAGGACAATCTTCAATTGACGATTTTAACATAAGGGGTATTGCGGGCGGAGCGCGGAATCCCGGCTTCGGCTCAGCCGAGGGGGTCTATCTCGACGGCGTCATCATGGGCAGACCAGGTTTCATCAACTTTGATATCGTCGATATGCAGAGCGTAGAATTCTTGCGCGGGCCGCAGGGAACTCTCTTTGGACGCAACGCTATCTCCGGTGCCATCAACATGGTCTCCGCCAAGCCGAGCCCCGTCAGAAGAGTGGCCGCCAGCGCCGATCTGGCGCAGAACAACTATCGCAAGATTCGTGCCATGGTCAACCTCCCACTCACTGATTGGATCTATGCGAAATCCACGCTGTTCTATTCGTACTGGGACGGATACCTCACCAACAGTTACAATGGCAGACAGGAAAAGTACGACAATACTTTCGGCGGCAGGTTCGCTTTGCGAGCCGTTCCTCTCAGGCGGCTGACTATCGATTTCAGCTACGATTTCAGCAGGGATGACATCATCGGTGCCGGCTATCATGTATCGGACTGGCACCTCACCAGCGACGCGCCCACTCTGAACGGCACGCTGATAGATTCGCTCTATGAAGCCAGATGGGATTCAATCATTACCGATGAAGGACGGTACTTCTACCGACACGATACGACAACCTACTACAAGCGCAATCTGACCGGTGCCACGCTGACGCTTAACTACACACTAAGCAACGACTGGACACTTTCGTCTATCACCGCTACCCGCTCTTCCGGCCGGGATTATTTCAATGATGAAGACGGTATCGGCTTGCACCTCATCACTGGAAAATGGGACGATACCGGGGACCAGATTTCGCAAGAACTGCGTTTAACTTCCGGCTCAGGAGGCAATCTCTCATGGGTAGGAGGACTGTTCTATTTCAGATTGACAAACGATATGACAGGCCCTGTTTACCCCACAACAGAATTTGTCTATTTCGTCACCGGTCTGCCCCCTTTCCTGACGGAGAATCTGATAGAGGATGTGGCGCCGGAAGGTCACGGCATCACCACCAGTGTTGGTGTTTTCGGCTCCCTCGACTATTCACTGTTCGACCGACTTACCTTCACATTAGGCGCCAGATATACAAAAGATACCAAGGATATGAAATACCGCCAGGACGGGCTTCCGGCCTTCGGTTATATTTACATGCCGGAAGATGAAGATGGTGACGGAGAACCCGACGGATTCTACGAGGACACTTTGGATTGGAGCGCGGTTACACCATCAGTGAGTATCAAATATCGCTTCACTCCTCTCATCAACATCTATTCGACTGTTTCTCAGGGGTTCAAAAGTGGCGGGTATAATTCGGACTATGTATCAAACTTCGAATCGGTAACCGAACCGTTTGATCCTGAATTTATCACCAACTATGAACTGGGAATCAAGGCAGGCAACCGCACTAACACAGCATTCATTAACGCCGCCTATTTCTACATGGATTATGAAGATATGCAGGTGAGCCAATTTGTCGATCTCTTCGAGGGCTATAAAGTATCCAACGCCGCCTCCTCAACTATCCAGGGGATCGAGGCCGACTTTACCGCACGACTCTTTCAGAACCGTCTGACCCTCATGGGTGGTTTCGGGTTCACGCAAGCGGTCTTCAACAAATTCAACGATGGACAGGGTAACGATTTTTCCGGTCAGAACATAAGCTATTATCCCAGGACGTCGTGGAGCCTGGTAGCCGACTACGCGCAACCGCTCAAGAGAGGCCTGCGCCTGAATGCCCAATTGCGAAGCGATCATATAGGTGAAGTGGCAGTTGAGTTTACCACCGATCCGCTTCTGAATGAACTCATTGTCGATTCGCGTACGCTCATCAACGGTCACGTGGGCATCGATGCAGGCAGATTCGGCTTCTACTTGTGGGGTAACAATCTGCTGGATACAGAATACATCAGATGGCACGGCATCAACGGCTACATCGGCATTCAGATGCAACAGTGGGGGGAGCCCCGCCTGCTTGGCGTCAGGGTATACTATCGTATGTGA
- a CDS encoding type II CAAX endopeptidase family protein, whose product MWLDWTAFLLLIILYVAFSGTWFTSPLQSLCSSRGRALLITALLAVPFVLANLSTFSHDIYRFLTDFGRLFLYLLTPALLTLYRPKDAPTLNFADVVAILALWLPVEFGWLPKADAHTTSGVSFPIRQLTAVNLGFFLYLILRPLPQMGYNFRIRRSDLRIVLLSFSAFLIVGIPLGLASNFLALHIQPFDLPRWILIWVLGFFFTALPEEMLFRGIIQQQMETRFGNRNLALGIGAVIFGLAHINNATTGYPEPNWMYAIMATLAGLAYGYTWMKTGKITASALVHASANFVWATFLEA is encoded by the coding sequence ATGTGGCTCGACTGGACAGCTTTTCTCCTTCTGATAATACTCTATGTTGCTTTCTCCGGTACTTGGTTTACCAGTCCGTTACAATCACTCTGTTCGAGCCGCGGCAGAGCATTGCTGATTACCGCTCTTTTGGCCGTCCCTTTTGTCCTCGCAAACTTATCCACTTTCTCCCATGACATCTACAGATTTCTCACAGATTTCGGCAGGCTCTTCCTCTATCTGCTGACTCCTGCGCTGCTGACTCTTTACCGTCCCAAGGATGCTCCCACCTTGAATTTTGCTGACGTGGTAGCCATCCTGGCCCTCTGGCTGCCCGTTGAATTCGGCTGGCTGCCGAAAGCGGACGCCCATACCACCTCCGGGGTGAGCTTCCCCATCCGTCAGCTGACGGCTGTCAATCTGGGATTTTTTCTATATCTGATTTTGAGGCCTCTGCCGCAAATGGGCTACAATTTCAGAATACGAAGGAGCGATTTGAGAATCGTACTGCTCAGTTTCAGCGCGTTTCTGATCGTGGGAATTCCTCTCGGGCTCGCTTCTAACTTTCTGGCGCTGCATATCCAGCCGTTTGACCTGCCGCGCTGGATCCTGATATGGGTGCTCGGTTTCTTCTTCACCGCCCTGCCGGAGGAGATGCTTTTCAGGGGGATCATTCAGCAACAGATGGAAACGCGTTTCGGCAATAGAAACCTGGCCCTGGGAATCGGAGCCGTCATCTTTGGTCTAGCTCATATCAACAACGCTACAACCGGCTACCCAGAGCCCAACTGGATGTACGCCATCATGGCCACGCTGGCGGGTCTCGCTTACGGCTACACCTGGATGAAAACAGGAAAAATCACCGCATCGGCGCTGGTGCACGCATCGGCCAATTTTGTCTGGGCAACGTTCCTGGAAGCCTAG
- a CDS encoding polysaccharide deacetylase family protein, with the protein MARHFTGILLLGLFIACTGSSENSEASATWGERLGYAKDKRVLILHADDIGMCYEANVAAKDYLIGDFIQSASAMVPCPWFDEIADWYRENSEEDVGLHLALTSEWDYYRWGSVSRATDVPGLIDPDGYLWREVIDVVKHASGTEVEKEIRAQVERSISRGIRPGHLDTHMGTLYASTAFTEAYFKVATEYGIPAMVIEFTPEVVVRFRGEGYPIDERMIELGRNYPLPKLDDFYAAPEADTYAEKKGKFYKLVQSLKPGITEIIFHPSIETPALKRITNSWQQRVWEAQMFSDPEVMEFLQQEGVLFTNWKEMMGRFRDGRQAEQPRADTGAPDGG; encoded by the coding sequence ATGGCGAGACACTTTACCGGTATACTGCTCTTGGGACTTTTCATTGCGTGCACCGGCAGTTCTGAGAATTCGGAAGCCAGCGCCACATGGGGTGAAAGGCTCGGTTATGCAAAAGACAAGCGCGTGTTGATCCTGCACGCTGATGACATCGGCATGTGCTATGAGGCAAATGTTGCCGCAAAGGATTACCTTATAGGCGACTTCATCCAGTCGGCTTCAGCCATGGTGCCGTGCCCGTGGTTCGATGAAATAGCCGACTGGTACCGGGAAAACTCCGAAGAAGATGTCGGTCTCCACCTCGCCCTTACCAGCGAATGGGATTACTACCGCTGGGGATCAGTCTCACGCGCAACAGATGTGCCGGGACTTATCGATCCCGATGGCTATCTTTGGCGCGAGGTAATAGATGTGGTGAAGCACGCATCGGGAACGGAAGTCGAGAAAGAGATCAGGGCGCAAGTGGAGCGGTCCATTTCACGGGGAATACGCCCCGGTCACCTGGATACCCACATGGGGACCCTCTACGCCAGCACCGCTTTCACGGAGGCTTACTTCAAGGTGGCGACAGAATACGGAATTCCTGCCATGGTGATCGAGTTTACACCGGAGGTGGTGGTGCGGTTCCGGGGTGAGGGCTACCCGATCGATGAACGGATGATCGAGCTCGGACGGAACTATCCTCTGCCGAAACTGGACGACTTCTACGCCGCGCCGGAAGCTGATACTTACGCTGAGAAAAAAGGAAAATTCTATAAACTGGTTCAATCACTGAAGCCGGGGATTACGGAGATCATATTTCACCCGTCCATCGAGACGCCCGCCCTGAAGCGGATCACCAACTCGTGGCAGCAGCGGGTGTGGGAGGCACAGATGTTTTCCGATCCGGAAGTGATGGAATTCCTTCAGCAAGAAGGAGTACTATTCACGAATTGGAAGGAGATGATGGGACGGTTCCGAGATGGCCGGCAAGCTGAACAGCCCCGAGCAGACACCGGGGCTCCAGACGGTGGATAG
- a CDS encoding alpha/beta hydrolase yields the protein MSGKTGIRNRLGNAFVVLVTASFLLAGDGPAPPRGYYSFKFLELAVFLGVENIVNLDPEVPPDIVEQKDLVYREVGGRELALDLYRMKGQPEPAPCLVFIHGGSWRHGERSDYLVYLLDFAEQGYVTASVSYHFSPDYQFPAAVTDVRQAVRWIKANAGRLMVDPERIALIGGSAGGHLALMVAYSEEEDQPVESKNGAESSLVQAVVDIYGPVDLTTPVGQQSDAVREFLGKSYLEDPQLFVTASPITHVTADDPPTLIFHGTSDKVVPIRQGDILAARLEQVGVPHEYHRLKGWVHMMDAVVSVNEYFQYHMNDFFQRFLINAD from the coding sequence ATGTCAGGTAAAACTGGAATACGGAACAGATTAGGGAATGCCTTTGTTGTTTTGGTCACTGCTTCGTTTCTACTGGCCGGAGATGGACCCGCGCCTCCGCGGGGGTATTACAGCTTTAAGTTTTTGGAGCTAGCTGTTTTTCTAGGCGTCGAAAATATAGTCAATCTCGATCCTGAAGTGCCGCCCGATATAGTTGAACAGAAGGATCTCGTCTACAGGGAAGTGGGCGGCAGGGAGCTGGCTCTCGATCTCTATCGTATGAAGGGACAGCCGGAACCGGCCCCTTGCCTGGTCTTTATTCACGGTGGCAGTTGGCGCCACGGGGAGCGGTCAGATTATCTTGTCTACCTCCTCGATTTCGCGGAACAGGGCTATGTAACGGCCTCAGTCTCCTACCATTTCTCCCCTGACTACCAATTCCCCGCGGCTGTAACAGACGTGCGGCAGGCGGTGCGGTGGATCAAAGCCAACGCCGGGCGTCTGATGGTTGATCCCGAAAGGATCGCCCTCATCGGCGGATCGGCGGGTGGGCACCTTGCCCTTATGGTCGCCTATTCAGAAGAAGAGGACCAGCCTGTGGAGAGCAAGAATGGGGCGGAGTCCAGTTTAGTTCAAGCGGTTGTGGATATTTACGGCCCTGTCGATCTGACAACACCGGTGGGACAGCAGAGTGATGCGGTGCGGGAGTTTCTGGGCAAGTCATATCTTGAAGATCCTCAACTGTTCGTGACAGCATCACCCATCACTCACGTTACAGCAGACGATCCGCCTACGCTAATCTTCCACGGCACCAGCGATAAGGTTGTCCCCATCCGGCAGGGTGATATTCTGGCCGCCAGATTAGAGCAAGTTGGTGTGCCGCATGAATACCACCGACTGAAGGGGTGGGTGCACATGATGGACGCCGTGGTTTCTGTGAACGAGTATTTTCAGTATCATATGAACGATTTTTTCCAGCGATTCCTGATAAACGCTGACTGA
- a CDS encoding sodium/solute symporter (Members of the Solute:Sodium Symporter (SSS), TC 2.A.21 as described in tcdb.org, catalyze solute:Na+ symport. Known solutes for members of the family include sugars, amino acids, nucleosides, inositols, vitamins, urea or anions, depending on the system.), which yields MVLGRIDYIIIVIYLLGTVSLGAYLGRRMRTGKDYFLAGRSLPWWAIGMSLVVTDIGAVDMVGVAGSAYLYGIVLGNYDWLGSVPVMIIGAFLFIPMFWKSKVSTIPEWLGARYNNTVRTVSALIWGVYMAMALGIVLYASAVMFNVLLDLNPKIMIVSQERHTFEAIPKVTDAKKYDFIFTGSYGEATELEEIHNPNLVLIDRDLLTTDAQGAVAEGSTLFFQRDEISAEWGKKVLGEARRPSWTIFYSIVLMGAIIGIYTLLGGLRAVVYTDVIQCVVMLGGSLFVLFFGIYKLGGVSQFVDTVHALGDRAQDHFSLILPADTKAPHPWSGIFFGLGLVLANAYWIGNQAIVQRSMGARSMADAKASYVFGSLLKVLIPFAMVIPGIIALAHNPNIADADKAMATLIRDIVPTGLLGIFFAAFLAGLMSSVDSMLNSAATIWTRDIYQNYISSNRDDHHYLVVGRWITLIFIVFSIYFAQYANRFSSIYELSQTLLSLFQGPSLAIIILGVLWKRTTGKGALAGLLTGVAFSSGLVWVNNNATQPLFQITEPFLYIAWWSFVVSISFTVIVSLLTSPEPDEKLRGMVYRYE from the coding sequence ATGGTTCTTGGACGTATCGACTACATTATAATCGTCATCTACCTTTTGGGCACCGTATCTCTCGGTGCCTATCTCGGCCGTCGCATGCGCACAGGCAAAGATTACTTCCTCGCCGGCCGGTCGCTGCCGTGGTGGGCAATCGGGATGTCGCTGGTGGTGACCGATATCGGTGCTGTGGATATGGTAGGGGTTGCCGGTTCGGCCTATCTCTATGGTATCGTCCTCGGTAATTACGACTGGCTCGGGTCTGTACCTGTCATGATTATAGGGGCGTTCCTTTTCATCCCCATGTTCTGGAAATCAAAAGTGAGTACCATACCCGAGTGGCTCGGTGCCCGTTACAACAACACTGTCCGGACGGTATCAGCCTTAATCTGGGGCGTCTATATGGCCATGGCCCTGGGGATTGTTCTGTACGCTTCTGCTGTCATGTTCAACGTCCTCCTCGATCTTAACCCGAAAATAATGATTGTGAGTCAGGAAAGGCATACGTTTGAAGCAATCCCGAAAGTGACAGATGCGAAAAAATATGACTTTATTTTCACCGGGTCGTATGGTGAGGCAACTGAACTTGAAGAGATACACAATCCCAATCTGGTGCTCATAGACAGGGATCTTCTCACCACAGATGCCCAGGGAGCTGTCGCAGAGGGATCGACACTCTTTTTCCAGCGGGATGAAATCAGTGCCGAATGGGGCAAGAAAGTTCTCGGTGAAGCGAGGCGCCCAAGCTGGACTATTTTCTACTCCATCGTTTTAATGGGTGCCATCATCGGTATCTACACACTTTTGGGCGGTCTACGGGCGGTGGTCTATACTGATGTCATTCAATGTGTCGTAATGCTCGGAGGCTCCCTCTTTGTCCTGTTCTTCGGCATCTACAAGCTTGGTGGCGTCAGCCAGTTTGTGGATACCGTGCACGCATTGGGTGACAGGGCGCAGGATCATTTCAGTCTGATACTTCCCGCGGACACCAAAGCGCCCCATCCGTGGTCAGGAATCTTTTTCGGACTGGGACTTGTTCTGGCCAATGCTTACTGGATTGGTAATCAGGCTATCGTGCAACGGTCTATGGGAGCGCGCTCAATGGCAGATGCCAAAGCTTCGTATGTTTTTGGCTCGCTCTTGAAGGTTCTGATTCCGTTTGCCATGGTGATCCCGGGAATCATCGCCTTGGCCCACAACCCCAATATTGCTGATGCTGATAAAGCTATGGCCACACTTATCAGGGATATCGTCCCTACGGGACTGCTGGGGATCTTCTTCGCCGCTTTTCTGGCGGGACTTATGTCCAGCGTCGATTCAATGCTTAATTCTGCCGCTACCATCTGGACGAGAGATATCTACCAGAACTACATCAGTTCCAACCGCGACGACCACCACTATCTTGTCGTCGGCAGGTGGATTACACTTATCTTCATCGTCTTCTCCATCTATTTCGCCCAGTATGCCAACCGGTTCAGTAGCATCTATGAACTCAGCCAGACGCTGCTGTCCCTGTTTCAGGGACCGAGTCTTGCCATCATCATTCTCGGTGTCCTGTGGAAGCGGACCACAGGCAAGGGGGCCTTGGCAGGACTTCTCACCGGTGTGGCGTTTTCCAGTGGACTGGTATGGGTTAATAATAATGCCACCCAGCCGCTGTTCCAGATCACGGAACCGTTCCTCTATATTGCGTGGTGGTCGTTTGTTGTATCCATCTCGTTTACTGTCATTGTCAGTCTGTTAACCTCCCCGGAACCTGATGAAAAACTGAGGGGCATGGTATATCGTTATGAATAA
- a CDS encoding GNAT family N-acetyltransferase gives MPDSPFTIRSFEPKDESAVYEICLKTGDSGKDASHLFTDPLALGHIYVGPYVNLEPQSAFVLEDDRGVCGYIFGAVESDLFYRRFRNEWLPQLRRRYREPAGDRSEWTEDEKLYHLYYHPHVTHPDSLRKYQSHLHIDLLPQAQGKGQGVLMMDRLMEHLREAGSAGVHLELALNNERAYRFYTVYGFVELERSGDSIYMGLRL, from the coding sequence GTGCCCGATAGTCCATTCACAATCCGCTCCTTCGAGCCAAAAGATGAATCTGCCGTTTATGAGATTTGCCTCAAGACCGGCGACTCGGGCAAGGATGCTTCCCATCTGTTCACCGATCCCTTGGCACTGGGCCACATCTATGTAGGGCCGTATGTAAACCTCGAACCTCAGTCCGCCTTCGTGCTGGAAGATGACCGCGGCGTTTGCGGCTATATCTTCGGAGCTGTTGAGTCTGATCTGTTCTACCGCCGCTTCAGGAACGAGTGGCTGCCGCAGCTGAGACGGAGATACCGTGAGCCTGCCGGTGATCGCTCAGAGTGGACGGAGGACGAGAAGCTCTACCACCTCTACTATCACCCCCATGTCACTCATCCTGACTCATTGCGGAAATACCAGTCCCATCTCCACATAGATCTTTTGCCGCAGGCTCAAGGCAAGGGACAAGGTGTGCTCATGATGGATCGACTGATGGAACATCTCAGGGAAGCAGGTTCAGCGGGCGTTCATCTCGAACTTGCGCTCAACAATGAGAGGGCCTATCGGTTCTACACTGTCTACGGATTCGTGGAGCTGGAGAGGAGTGGGGATTCGATCTATATGGGGTTGCGGCTTTAG
- a CDS encoding CocE/NonD family hydrolase gives MLNKYLYLVCCLMLMSCSGWVSKVSKPFAYSGFSAPEFSGFTKSSEYVKMSDGTKIAIDIFIPAEGPPRESFPTVLWYTPYQRAQINPETGEIRDMSHEDGATFLLSHGYALVCADIRGTGISSGWLMDFMPEIWRDGKELIDWMAAQPWCDGNVGMMGGSYVGWSQTATASQKPEALKCIMPAVIPLDGYTGEVYPGGIYLEGFMKDWSGFMYYSERNFYHPDIKAMTAPVTDEDGDGELTDEIPIDVNENGMFLDDGYPPAYRDENGAEREHIYYHATMDHHQRNYDYTEWAEDLFFVDAKNPLGYAAIDVGPNAQATAIMESGIAVYNVGGWFDGFTRGSFELYCTLGQKNPSRIMITPAYHSITSGPWWHYFGYTDEEALDMVLTEHLRFFDRYLKGIENGIEREDPVLIYVMNGDGWRQEKEWPLKRQVVRSYYFGPEGLLSETSPSRGTDDYTVDYSHSSVYGSNNGNRWMSLSGGQPDAIPVRTELDKKTLLYTSPPMSRDTEVTGHPVVDLWVSSTEAYGDFFIYLEDVDETGQSVLVTEGQLRAGFAGLYDNDDIIPGNSGIEVLPELPWHGYRKDQYVEGILADGRTVELRFDFHPTSWVFRKGHRIQVSIACADAPTFRLHPKLAPNNDPDDGENIVPTVTVHWGGNRPSRIELPIIPSS, from the coding sequence ATGCTGAATAAATATCTATACCTCGTTTGCTGTCTCATGCTGATGAGTTGTAGTGGCTGGGTTAGTAAAGTGAGCAAACCGTTCGCGTACTCGGGTTTTTCTGCACCGGAGTTCAGCGGTTTCACAAAAAGTTCAGAATACGTGAAAATGTCTGACGGAACCAAGATCGCCATCGACATTTTCATACCGGCCGAAGGACCGCCAAGAGAGAGCTTCCCGACGGTACTGTGGTACACCCCCTATCAGCGTGCGCAGATCAATCCTGAGACAGGCGAGATCAGGGATATGTCTCACGAGGATGGGGCTACTTTTCTTCTGTCTCACGGTTATGCCCTGGTGTGCGCCGACATCCGCGGAACAGGTATCTCCAGCGGCTGGCTCATGGATTTCATGCCGGAAATCTGGCGGGACGGCAAGGAGCTTATCGACTGGATGGCGGCTCAGCCGTGGTGCGATGGAAACGTGGGCATGATGGGAGGTTCCTATGTCGGATGGTCGCAGACCGCCACAGCCTCTCAAAAGCCTGAGGCGCTGAAGTGCATTATGCCCGCTGTCATTCCTCTGGACGGCTACACCGGAGAGGTCTATCCCGGCGGTATCTACCTGGAAGGCTTCATGAAGGACTGGTCCGGCTTTATGTACTATTCCGAACGGAATTTCTATCACCCCGATATTAAGGCTATGACTGCCCCCGTAACGGATGAAGACGGTGATGGTGAACTGACCGATGAGATTCCCATAGATGTTAACGAAAATGGGATGTTCCTTGATGACGGCTATCCCCCTGCCTATCGTGATGAGAATGGTGCCGAGCGGGAACATATCTACTATCACGCTACCATGGATCACCATCAGAGAAACTATGACTATACAGAATGGGCGGAGGATCTCTTTTTTGTTGACGCCAAGAACCCCTTGGGATATGCGGCCATAGATGTCGGTCCCAACGCTCAGGCGACGGCCATTATGGAGTCGGGCATCGCCGTGTATAATGTGGGCGGCTGGTTCGACGGATTCACCCGGGGAAGCTTCGAGCTTTACTGTACCCTTGGACAGAAGAATCCTTCAAGAATAATGATAACACCAGCCTATCATAGTATTACCTCCGGTCCTTGGTGGCACTACTTTGGCTATACCGATGAGGAAGCTCTCGATATGGTTCTGACAGAACATTTGAGATTCTTTGACCGCTATCTTAAGGGGATTGAAAACGGAATTGAGCGTGAAGATCCTGTGTTGATCTACGTCATGAATGGTGACGGTTGGCGGCAGGAGAAAGAGTGGCCGCTGAAACGCCAGGTTGTCAGAAGTTACTACTTCGGACCGGAGGGGTTGCTGAGTGAGACATCGCCAAGCAGAGGTACCGATGACTATACAGTTGACTATTCTCACAGTTCAGTTTACGGTTCAAACAATGGCAATCGATGGATGAGCCTCTCTGGCGGACAGCCCGACGCTATTCCGGTGAGAACTGAACTGGACAAGAAGACACTGCTGTACACCAGTCCACCTATGTCCCGCGATACGGAGGTCACCGGCCACCCTGTTGTCGATCTCTGGGTTTCCTCAACTGAGGCCTACGGCGATTTTTTCATCTATCTGGAAGATGTGGACGAGACTGGTCAATCCGTTCTGGTGACAGAGGGGCAGCTCAGGGCAGGCTTCGCCGGGCTGTACGATAACGATGACATCATTCCGGGCAATAGCGGTATCGAAGTTTTGCCTGAACTCCCCTGGCACGGCTACCGCAAGGACCAGTATGTGGAAGGTATCCTTGCAGATGGGAGGACGGTCGAACTCAGGTTCGATTTTCACCCCACGTCATGGGTATTCAGGAAAGGGCACCGGATTCAGGTTTCCATCGCCTGTGCCGATGCGCCGACCTTCAGGCTCCATCCGAAGCTGGCGCCGAATAATGATCCGGATGATGGTGAGAATATTGTGCCTACAGTCACTGTGCACTGGGGCGGCAATCGCCCTTCGCGGATTGAACTTCCGATCATACCGTCCTCTTGA